The Plasmodium falciparum 3D7 genome assembly, chromosome: 5 DNA window ATTGTACTACTGCACTTACCAATGTATTTTGTGGGCTACTATTTATAAAAGGAGAGTTTTCTAAAATGGCTGCAAGGGCATAGATAACACTAGGTGAAACAGATTcatgattttttttacatgcatgtaaaatatttagaAAAGTGTCATTTACTCCTGGTATATgtggtatatttttttctgtatTACCTGACCACAATACAATAAgttcatttaaattattttgttttttaaaatttctaATTTGTTCTCTTACTTGTTCTAATAtttctaatttatttttaccatATAAGATATTATTAACTCTACGTTGTTGATTACCTGCAATAAAATTTCCTTTAAAATATACACTTTTTAATGGGACATAATCTAAAtcatctttaattttttcaataaCTTCATTATCAAAAACTTTGTTACGAACTAAACAATCTTttaaattcatattattaatatcccAACCACCATAAACAATATTTTCtggattatatatatctataagtTTATAAATTGGAGCATATGCATGTTCTTTatccttttcattatatCCTAATCTAATATTAGATGATAAAAAAACACTACCTAAATAATTAGATCTCTTTAAATCacatttattcatataactTAAATCTTTAGCATTCGCACAAATACCTCCTAACATAGTCGTAGCATTATTACCACCTATCCCAACTAATAAAACTCCtaatcttttttcttttacctTTTCAACTAATATCTCATAagtattcttatattttttacatacgACCATACCTTTAGAATCCTTTTCTACTTGTGTTTCCACATGTTCATaatttgaataaataaaattctcATCTTCTTTTCTATCTAACATTACTTCATATCCTAAATTGCTTTTCTTAAATGCATTCTTTACGGTTCccttatttgaaaaaaactGAATCCCCTTGTACGTCTccatttttactttttaggAATATTAAACGATATAtgtagaataaaaaaaaaaaaaaaaaaaaaaaatatatatatatatatatatatatatatgtatatatattagaaatattAAGAGTCTCTTAATATTTGaacaatttttaaaatgtaaaataaataaaggcTTAAAATtacacaaataaatattaatatatttatatatgatacttttgacaaatttatataaagtatatattttttaaaaatttaatgataatagggtatattaaataaaaaaaataacaaagttatatttatatataaaaaaaaaaaaaaaaaaaaaaaaatatacatatatatatatatatatatatatattttaatatctcctttatattataaaagtacataatattttataagtgtgtacttttttttttttttaagagttacaattttgtaatatatatatatatatatatatatataagaagaatatattgtattcatatacaaatatataatttttatttttttattcttaatgTGAAcagtataaaataataaataaaagaaaaaaatgaaataatcaaatgaaatatatttatgtcataattttaataaatcattcaatttttttttttttttttttttttatttgttatttattatttattatttgttatttattatttattatttgttatttgttatttgttattttttttatatgcacTTTCAGGaacaagaaatataaaatacgcatataataaataaacatatacaaaatatatttatatatatataatatatatatatatataatatatatatatatatatatatataagtagagataaaatatttagcaaagcattaatataatacttattataacaaaatgtaaaacttaaaattaaaaatattgaaaaaaataaaaataatatatatatatatatatatatatatatatatatatatatatatttataatatattatatatatataatatgatggaaaaaaaaaaaaaaaaaaaaaaaaagcatttttaataaaatcaaagataatattaattattaatattttacatatgctatattaaaaataaaaaggaatatgatgaaaacattaatttatataaataattttgtatataataataaacatataattacatattatatatacatatatgttacatttatgttatttgcttatattctttatattattattaaatatctTCATTTCTTCAAAACGATAAAAGCATTATTTTATACTtttaccaaaaaaaataaagtatgATAAGAAGgactataaaatataaacatatatgttaataatgtaatatataaaataagagttataaaaaagaaataaatacatttctGACTAAAgggtaatatattatattccaagtttgtacatatatataaaagtatgtTATTGAAATATACTCATTAATAAAaacatcatatataaaaaaaaaaaaaaaaaaaaaaaaaaaaaaaaaaaaaaatcgtaTTATCATACTATTCCCCATGTATTatgaagtatatatataaaataaatgaaacaATACATCTTAAAATATTaccataattatatatatatataatatgtatatgtaatcCTCCagatataaattaaaatatatcctCTATTTTCAAAATAGTTTGACTTAATTTTATTCTCTTTATctatcttttcttttttaatcaGAGGATTTTATTTGTTCTACATGGTCAGgctataaaattatatttaaatttgttcaataaaaattgtttttCGGTTCTCACTTATACTTTTATTTCTattactttttcttttttttttttttttaatctatattttaaaaggTATAAACTTGGTAACacgttatataatataataaaaaataaatatacaaaaatttttaaattataaatatgtatatatcatattaataaagtATCTAATAACTtgtaaaaagtatatatgtgaacttcaaaaaaaaaaaagaaaagaaaagaaaaaaaaaaaaatatatatatatattatatacacataatattataaatacatgtggactatttatttatatatttcttgttTTCTTtgaaattacaaaaaaaaaaaaaaaaaaaaaaattatttgaaaaagaGAGTACACCATGTGAAATGTTcgaattttataaaataccGGTTTTAAAGAATctatagataaaaatatataaatatatataaatatatataaataaatatatatatatatatatatatatatatatatatatatttatttatttatttatatttatttttactatgTGATGTGTTTACAATTTGAAGGGTGAGGATGCTTGTTAAAATATGTTTGGATATCAAAAAAGGAGTAGCCTTTGTTTGGTAAGAGGTTGTTTTTATTCCTTAGTCCAAGGGAATGAAAAGTTTGAAAATTTGAAAAAGctttcttataatttttataagaaaaGTAAATTTATGAATGAGAATAATTATGAagatgttataaatataaataaaaagattaatttattatataagaatgaaagagtatataataatcagagttatattttaatattgaaagggtttatgaatatattatatcaaacaaaagaaaaaagtaaaagaaatatgataaagaatattatgaattcttttgtattattttttaaagattatatatattatatgaatgaacAAGATATAACTTTATTATTAGATATACAAGGTAAATgtgatattaaaaatatatcattacataaattaataattgataagttaggaaaaaaaatgaaaaaagaaaatgtagaatgtttattttataaattgaaTCCTACAAgtgtttgtattattttaaataatttatataaagttAATATATTgtcaaaagaaaaagaacttatagatgatatatatgattattatattcttaataaatattcaaatTATACTATAAAACagttaattattttattacattctttaaataaatattcatatcctaaggaaaaaattattcatttgttaaattatatatctacacatatatgtaatgCTTATCAAATAAaggatgaaaataaaaatattagtagatatatatgtagtcATATAGAAGGTTccaatttattaaataaaaatgattatacaaaagacaaaagaaataataatttaaaaaatatcataaaGAATGAAACACATTATATGAAGACACaaccatatattatatgtccCAAGAATATGaagaacaaattatataatgcgattatatcatcaaataaaaaaatagccTCTACagataataaaagaaaaaaaaatatatcacaaGATAAAtctaatcataataataataataataatagtaataatagtaataatagtaataattgtaataatagtaataataatcatagtaacaataataataaattttttaatgataataaaaagaataatggtgatatattatttgataaaaaagataaatatgaaGTTATCCTGTTTTATACCATGAGTTGCTATaattattgtaataattatattataaaaattatcttagaagaaataaagaataaaattacttgtacatataatgaaaaagaaatatgtatGTTTCTCACGGGTGTCTGTAATTATATAGCTGTGAAGAAAATACAAAGATTTGAAAAACATTGTATGAACGAAGAGGAATCTATAAATTCaattaataaacaaatatgtttctattatattcataatataattttaaaaaataataatcatcttATTAGAAATTATTCGAAATTTAGTATTATTTCactttatattcttttatcaaaattagattattttcattattatggTAGAAATACAGAATCTTggtttttaaataaattattttttaattataatcaacaatatgatgatataataagaaaaatgaatgataaaagaaaaaagaattttttttttttatatcatttcataaaaaaaaaagaaaatataactattaaaaatataataaaccttttattttctttaatattaaatggaCATATGAACCATtccttttataatatattattacaacaaatgaattttttaatatatgatcatttatataataatataaataaagaaaaagaaaaagaaaattataattatattttacaagataaaaaacaattatattataatcaaaTTCATAAAGAATATTACAAAGATGatcatcatatatttaaaaaaattatacaaatcGTATCTTTGGAAAATATTCAAATTCTTTGTAttgtttatacatatttatatatttataatattttacataaactaaataaaaacaatctatccctttttttattatttatacaaaattGTAATTATGTAAATTCATTCTATATATCTCAACACACTACTTCAAAAATACATAAAGAAATTAACGACACTATTTTTTCagtaaatacaaaaatacacaatcaaaaaaaaaagcattcTTTACAAACAAATGAATGTTTTGTTTTTCCCtattatattgatatatgtttaattcaaattaaattataaggtagaaattgttaaaaaatcatacatattatataaataaaaatatacatataaatataaataaatagatgtatattataatatttatgtacatatatataatatatatataaacgacataatatatatatgtatatattataatatattatttaatatttaatatattttttttttaattacttattttatgtgtttatatatatatatatatatatatatatatattttttttttttttttttttttttttttttttttttcttattttaaaaaaaaaacattaacgaaaaatttcaatatataaataacacttataaaataagaataattatattttatgtattttattcattcccttttttttttttttttacattaaaaaaaagtatataataattatataacaagaaaagaaaaatgtctcaagaaaaaattagtgaaataataaaagatattaGTGCTCTCAAAACAAGTAATTTTTAAAAGGCTTAAAGAAATAAAGTGAAATG harbors:
- a CDS encoding inositol-3-phosphate synthase, with the protein product METYKGIQFFSNKGTVKNAFKKSNLGYEVMLDRKEDENFIYSNYEHVETQVEKDSKGMVVCKKYKNTYEILVEKVKEKRLGVLLVGIGGNNATTMLGGICANAKDLSYMNKCDLKRSNYLGSVFLSSNIRLGYNEKDKEHAYAPIYKLIDIYNPENIVYGGWDINNMNLKDCLVRNKVFDNEVIEKIKDDLDYVPLKSVYFKGNFIAGNQQRRVNNILYGKNKLEILEQVREQIRNFKKQNNLNELIVLWSGNTEKNIPHIPGVNDTFLNILHACKKNHESVSPSVIYALAAILENSPFINSSPQNTLVSAVVQLAQQKGIFIIGNDLKTGQTKIKNFLLDFYFGTGLKPKSIVSYNHLGNNDGKNLSSDLQFYSKKVSKSNLICDYVRANENLYVDDEKDTNVLVKKSIDYCEGDSLNEKGKVSADIEDDCTYVESLEKQKVNSEIVIKYVPYVGDDKKAIDEYISEIFMNGKNTIVLYNICQDSMLASPILIDLILLVELSQRVFFKPNQEKKTNEDEHLLNENIQIEDYKLSHTILKPKYSSFKNLDSVLFLSSLFCKSPFNSTVYKTRHSFFSQLESLWNFVRIISGLPIDAHIDLPYMI